The Candidatus Latescibacterota bacterium genome contains a region encoding:
- a CDS encoding cation transporter, with translation MPAAPLAAPNPERERRDGERVTWLSIVAELVLIALKLTVGLLGRSQALVADAAHSASDLVTDFVTLVGL, from the coding sequence GTGCCCGCTGCGCCCCTGGCGGCCCCCAATCCCGAGCGTGAGCGTCGGGACGGCGAGCGCGTCACCTGGCTCAGCATCGTCGCCGAGCTGGTGCTCATCGCGCTCAAGCTCACGGTGGGGCTTCTGGGGCGCAGCCAGGCCCTCGTGGCCGACGCCGCCCACAGCGCCTCGGATCTGGTGACGGACTTCGTCACCCTGGTGGGCCT